In the genome of Doryrhamphus excisus isolate RoL2022-K1 chromosome 11, RoL_Dexc_1.0, whole genome shotgun sequence, one region contains:
- the cxxc5a gene encoding CXXC-type zinc finger protein 5 isoform X2, translated as MSGGLSHAGRTEDLERSSCKQDSPVIERRNRSGIISAPLNKSLKNSRTLSQYTAVSSANSNGHKDNSETKSHSAKPQPPTPPQPTVSALTAAKLDRTLEQVLEGQNGLLHFAQAAALLKRAGMEHMLLPGGMGVGVGGGDTGSGASDLEGTSVTDAVGGPVDFPYGVGGGFPFNPGLFIMTPAGVFLADSALHMAGLTEYPAQNELASAINSGKKKRKRCGMCPPCRRRINCEQCSSCRNRKTGHQICKFRKCEELKKKPSAALEVMLPTGAAFRWFQ; from the coding sequence ATGTCTGGCGGGCTGTCCCACGCGGGCCGGACTGAGGACCTGGAACGGAGTAGCTGCAAACAGGACTCTCCTGTTATAGAACGCAGGAATCGCAGTGGCATCATCAGTGCACCACTAAACAAGAGCCTTAAGAACTCCCGCACTCTCTCACAGTACACAGCGGTCTCCTCCGCCAACAGCAATGGACACAAAGACAATAGTGAGACAAAGAGCCACTCGGCCAAGCCTCAACCACCTACACCGCCCCAGCCCACTGTCTCTGCACTGACAGCAGCCAAGTTGGACCGAACCCTAGAACAGGTTCTGGAGGGACAGAATGGCCTGCTGCACTTTGCCCAGGCAGCAGCACTTTTAAAGCGGGCCGGTATGGAGCACATGCTTCTTCCTGGGGGCATGGGAGTGGGAGTTGGCGGAGGAGATACAGGCTCGGGGGCTAGCGACTTGGAGGGTACGTCTGTCACGGACGCCGTAGGTGGTCCTGTTGACTTTCCATATGGAGTAGGAGGCGGCTTCCCCTTCAACCCGGGGCTTTTCATTATGACGCCGGCTGGAGTGTTTCTGGCGGACAGCGCGCTGCACATGGCCGGCCTGACCGAGTACCCGGCACAGAACGAGTTGGCCTCTGCCATCAACTCCGGTAAAAAGAAGCGAAAACGTTGCGGCATGTGTCCACCTTGCCGGCGGCGGATTAACTGTGAGCAGTGCAGCAGCTGCCGGAATCGCAAGACAGGGCATCAGATCTGCAAGTTTCGCAAATGCGAGGAACTGAAGAAGAAGCCCTCTGCTGCTCTGGAG
- the cxxc5a gene encoding CXXC-type zinc finger protein 5 isoform X1, translating into MSGGLSHAGRTEDLERSSCKQDSPVIERRNRSGIISAPLNKSLKNSRTLSQYTAVSSANSNGHKDNSETKSHSAKPQPPTPPQPTVSALTAAKLDRTLEQVLEGQNGLLHFAQAAALLKRAGMEHMLLPGGMGVGVGGGDTGSGASDLEGTSVTDAVGGPVDFPYGVGGGFPFNPGLFIMTPAGVFLADSALHMAGLTEYPAQNELASAINSGKKKRKRCGMCPPCRRRINCEQCSSCRNRKTGHQICKFRKCEELKKKPSAALEKVMLPTGAAFRWFQ; encoded by the coding sequence ATGTCTGGCGGGCTGTCCCACGCGGGCCGGACTGAGGACCTGGAACGGAGTAGCTGCAAACAGGACTCTCCTGTTATAGAACGCAGGAATCGCAGTGGCATCATCAGTGCACCACTAAACAAGAGCCTTAAGAACTCCCGCACTCTCTCACAGTACACAGCGGTCTCCTCCGCCAACAGCAATGGACACAAAGACAATAGTGAGACAAAGAGCCACTCGGCCAAGCCTCAACCACCTACACCGCCCCAGCCCACTGTCTCTGCACTGACAGCAGCCAAGTTGGACCGAACCCTAGAACAGGTTCTGGAGGGACAGAATGGCCTGCTGCACTTTGCCCAGGCAGCAGCACTTTTAAAGCGGGCCGGTATGGAGCACATGCTTCTTCCTGGGGGCATGGGAGTGGGAGTTGGCGGAGGAGATACAGGCTCGGGGGCTAGCGACTTGGAGGGTACGTCTGTCACGGACGCCGTAGGTGGTCCTGTTGACTTTCCATATGGAGTAGGAGGCGGCTTCCCCTTCAACCCGGGGCTTTTCATTATGACGCCGGCTGGAGTGTTTCTGGCGGACAGCGCGCTGCACATGGCCGGCCTGACCGAGTACCCGGCACAGAACGAGTTGGCCTCTGCCATCAACTCCGGTAAAAAGAAGCGAAAACGTTGCGGCATGTGTCCACCTTGCCGGCGGCGGATTAACTGTGAGCAGTGCAGCAGCTGCCGGAATCGCAAGACAGGGCATCAGATCTGCAAGTTTCGCAAATGCGAGGAACTGAAGAAGAAGCCCTCTGCTGCTCTGGAG